A genomic window from Silene latifolia isolate original U9 population chromosome Y, ASM4854445v1, whole genome shotgun sequence includes:
- the LOC141629396 gene encoding uncharacterized protein LOC141629396 gives MLNKVFQIEDHHGLVCTEGASIQAAFPNYYQEHLGTQTDTEWVNQAVVSRGTCCSEEDYAILAKPVTADQLKQSIFSIPKDKAPGPDGYNSQFYGDAWDVVGDEICAAIMNFFSTGQLLAQVNTIVVTLIPKVDRLTSVKHFRPISCCNVLYKAILKIICTRLALILPDLINWSQGAFVKGRSILENILICQDLVRGDVRSIMLILRAISTFSAASGLKVNDDKSEVVFNGVSNWLRTDITHISGFQEGSLPFKYLGVPVQPGRLTQHDCNILIEKIVHKIRGIGARKMSYAGSDEVYHRTPLVAWDKVCCPKQEGGLGIYAAEVWNIAIIGKLVNWIYTKADRLWVMWIDHVYLKVSDWTDYQPSLDFNWNWRNVCKVRDVLAGGFQDNQWAGWGVETHAHIFSECVFSSHILIAVEQWLQLKLTATSELFKAIAENLQNGAVNLLVKSILKQLVQLTVSSKDRLWLKLYSSCS, from the exons ATGTTGAATAAGGTTTTTCAAATTGAGGATCACCATGGGCTGGTTTGCACTGAAGGGGCTAGTATTCAGGCTGCGTTTCCGAATTATTATCAAGAACACTTGGGGACACAGACTGATACTGAATGGGTCAATCAAGCTGTAGTAAGTAGGGGTACTTGTTGCTCTGAGGAGGATTATGCAATTCTTGCAAAGCCTGTAACTGCAGATCAACTCAAGCAGAGCATATTTAGCATTCCGAAAGACAAGGCTCCTGGACCAGATGGCTATAATAGTCAGTTTTATGGGGATGCTTGGGACGTTGTTGGTGATGAGATTTGTGCTGCTATAATGAACTTCTTTAGTACTGGTCAATTGTTGGCCCAAGTTAACACCATTGTAGTCACCTTAATACCAAAAGTTGATAGGCTAACAAGTGTGAAGCACTTTAGACCTATTTCATGTTGCAATGTGCTATACAAAGCTATATTAAAAATTATTTGTACTAGGCTGGCTCTTATTTTGCCAGACCTTATCAATTGGAGTCAAGGTGCTTTTGTGAAGGGAAGGAGTattttggagaatatattgattTGCCAGGACTTGGTCAG AGGTGATGTGAGGTCTATTATGTTGATTCTCAGGGCCATATCTACTTTTAGTGCTGCTTCAGGCCTCAAAGTTAATGATGACAAGTCTGAGGTTGTATTTAATGGGGTTTCTAATTGGCTAAGGACTGATATCACCCATATTTCTGGGTTCCAGGAAGGTTCTCTTCCATTTAAATACTTGGGTGTGCCAGTCCAACCTGGAAGACTTACCCAACATGACTGTAACATATTGATTGAGAAGATTGTTCACAAGATCAGGGGTATAGGGGCAAGAAAGATGAGCTATGCTGGCAG TGATGAGGTTTATCATAGGACACCTCTTGTGGCCTGGGATAAAGTATGTTGTCCTAAGCAAGAAGGTGGTCTGGGAATTTATGCAGCAGAGGTGTGGAATATAGCAATAATTGGGAAATTGGTGAATTGGATATACACAAAAGCTGACCGGTTATGGGTTATGTGGATAGATCATGTCTATCTGAAAGTAAGTGACTGGACTGATTATCAACCTTCTCTGGATTTTAATTGGAACTGGAGAAATGTTTGTAAAGTGAGAGATGTGTTGGCAGGAGGTTTTCAGGATAACCAGTGGGCCGGGTG GGGAGTGGAAACCCATGCTCATATTTTCTCAGAGTGTGTTTTTAGTTCTCATATTCTAATAGCAGTGGAGCAATGGTTACAGCTGAAGCTTACAGCAACATCAGAGTTATTCAAAGCTATAGCAGAAAACTTGCAGAATGGTGCAGTTAACCTGTTG GTGAAGAGCATATTGAAGCAGCTGGTGCAGTTGACTGTTTCCAGTAAAGATAGACTTTGGCTTAAGTTATATAGTAGTTGTTCTTGA
- the LOC141629397 gene encoding uncharacterized protein LOC141629397, translating into MEHFQECVSLCCMEDLSATGALFSWSNKQEPVDRVYSRLDRALGNPEWLAVFGDFIPHFHPEGLFDHCLYTLVDRKTDLGGNMSFKYFNMWGSADTFKREVRSVWTRQYKRTKMFAVVKKLKYLKPVLKKLNKSCFSDIENSTSIAGTVLESIQKELLDKPGDAYLIQQKLELAVELRELICARDSFLTQKAKIQWLLRVI; encoded by the coding sequence ATGGAACACTTTCAAGAGTGTGTGTCCTTATGTTGTATGGAGGACCTATCTGCTACTGGAGCCTTGTTCAGCTGGTCAAATAAGCAAGAACCAGTGGATAGGGTTTATAGTAGATTGGATAGAGCACTGGGGAACCCTGAGTGGTTAGCTGTGTTTGGCGATTTTATCCCTCATTTTCACCCGGAGGGGCTATTTGATCATTGCCTTTATACTTTAGTGGATAGGAAGACTGATCTTGGGGGAAATATGAGCTtcaaatactttaatatgtggggttCTGCTGATACTTTTAAAAGGGAGGTCAGGAGTGTGTGGACTAGGCAATATAAAAGGACTAAAATGTTTGCTGTGGTTAAGAAATTGAAATATTTGAAGCCTGTTCTGAAGAAGCTGAATAAATCTTGCTTTTCTGACATTGAGAATAGCACCAGTATTGCTGGTACTGTATTAGAAAGCATTCAGAAGGAGCTGCTTGATAAACCAGGAGATGCTTATCTGATACAGCAGAAGCTGGAATTAGCTGTTGAGTTAAGGGAACTTATCTGTGCTAGAGATAGCTTTCTGACTCAAAAAGCTAAGATCCAGTGGTTATTGAGGGTGATATGA